Within Sandaracinaceae bacterium, the genomic segment TGAGTGGGTGAACCGCAGCCTCTTCAACACCCCCACGGCGGGCGCCTACTTCGAGCACCTCGTGGGAGGCGTGGTCCCCAGTTGGTCGCTGCTGGAGTGCAAGGCGCGCGTCGTCGAAGTGATTCGGGAGACCGCCGACACCCAGACGTGGGTCCTGAAGCCGAGTCGACGCTTCCGGGGCTTCGCTGCCGGACAGCACGTGCACGTGGTGGTGCAGAAGGGAGGCGTGCGTGAGACGCGCACCTTCTCGCTGTCTTCCTCTCCATCGCGCTGGCGTGAGTCGGGGACGGTGTGCATCACGGTGAAGCGGGTCCCGAAAGGGCGCGTGACGGGCTGGATGCACGAACAGCTCGAGGCCGGGGACGTGGTCGTCCTCTCGGAAGCCGCCGGGGCGTTCACGCTCGGCATCGACCCGGGCGCGTGCGCGTACCTCGCTGCGGGCTCGGGCATCACCCCCGTCATGTCTCACCTCCGTGAGCGGGTGGCCTCGAACGCGCCTGGAAGCGCCACGCTTCTCTACTTCGCCAACACGCGCCGCGACTTCATCTTTGGCGACGAGCTGCAGCGCCTCCGCGAACGCGCGCGCGACATCTCGGTGCACTTCGTGGCATCCCACGAACCATCGCCGTTGCCATCCACGGCAGGCTCCGGCGCCCATGACTTGCCACAGACGGTCCTCGCGGCTGCGCACGTCGAGCGGCTGCTGGCGGCCGCGCCACGCCAGGTCTTCGTGTGCGGCCCGCCCGCGTTCCGCCACCTCGCGAAGCAGCTGTTGGGGGAGGCCGGCTTCGACCGAGCTCGAGTCGTGGAGGAGTCCTTTGGATTGCCGCCCGTCCCGGTGACGGAGGGCGAGCCCGTCGTCGTCACGTTCCACAGCAGCGACACCACAGTGCGCACCGAGCAGGCCGGCACCCTGCTCGATCTCGCCGAGGGAGCCGGCCTCACGCCTCGCTCTGGATGTCGCGCGGGCATCTGCCACACGTGCAAGTGCACCAAGCGCTCGGGCGTGGTGCGCAACCTCCTGACGGGCGAGCTGTCCGGCCCAGGGAAAGAAGATGTGCAGCTGTGCATTTCGGTCCCGGTCACCGACGTGGGCATGGACCTGTGAGACGGAGCGCCGAAACCATGTCGATCACCAACACACCAAGCATCACCTCTGCGCAGGCGACGCACGCGCCGCGTGACGTGGATCCGCGCTGGGAGCGCCCCACGCTGACCCCCGAGCAGCTCGACGGCCTCGCCCGCGACCTCGACCAGATTCGCGCCGACGTGCGCGCTGACATGGGGGAGAAGGACGCCCGCTACATCAAGCGCGTGGTCCGCATGCAGCGCGCGCTCGAGGTCGTCGGGCGCTGCCTCGTGCACTTCGGCTTCACGCCCTTCACCCTCGTGCCGGGTGTGCTGGCGCTGGGCCTCTCGAAGATCCTCGACAACATGGCCATCGGTCACAACGTGATGCACGGGCAGTACGACTGGATGAACGACCCCACGCTGAGCTCGCGCACGTTCGACTGGGACAACACGTGCGACCGCGAATCGTGGCAGCGCACGCACAACCATGAGCACCACTACTTCACCAACGTCCTCGGGAAGGACCGTGACTTCGGCTACGCGCTCTTCCGCCTGTCCGACGACGTGAAGTGGCGCCCGCCCCACCGCATCCAGCTGCTGGAGCTGGGCATCCTGAGCGCCGGCTTCCAGTGGTTCGTGGCGCTGCACGAGATGGAGGTGGAGAAATTCGCCACCGGCGAGGTGACGCTCGAGTCCAAGCGCCAGTACATCCGCGACACCCGCGCGAAGATCCTGCGGGTCGCCTTCAAGGAGTACCTCTTCTTCCCGGCGCTCGCGGGTCCGTTCTTCTGGAAGGTGCTGCTCTGCAACCTCCTCGCGAACGTCATTCGCAACCTGTGGGCGTCCACCGTCATCTTCCTTGGTCACTTCCCACACCAGGCGCAGACGTTCACCGAGGATGACCTCGCGCACGAGTCACGAGGGCAGTGGTATCTCCGCCAGATGCTGGGCTCCGCCAACATCGAGGGCGGGCACCTCATGCACGTCCTCACCGGCCAGCTGAGCTGCCAGATCGAGCACCACCTCTTCCCGGACCTGCCAGCCAACCGCTACGAAGAGATTGCACCCAAGGTGCGCGCGGTCTGCGAGAAGTACGGAGTCGCCTACAACACTGGGCCCTTCCTGCGCCAGTACGGCAGCTTCCTCCGACGCCTGATGAAGTACTCCACGCGGCCGAGCGATGAACGCCGCGTCGACCCGAGGTATCGCAAGCTCCAGGAGGCGACCGGGGCAAGCGCAGTCTGAGGGCTAGTCCAAGAGCGCTACGGGCGGGGCCAGCTTCGCCTGCGCGACCAACTTGCCGAGCGCCGCCATGAACGTGTCGCGCTCTCGGGCGCCGAGGTCGGCCGTGACGAACCCGATCCATGCGTCGTTCCACTGAGCAATCTTGGCGACCACGCGTTCACCCGTGCGCGTGAGCCGGAGTTGCTTGACGCGACGGTCCGCGTCCGCCTGTTTCTCGCGCACGAGTCCCTTCTCGCGGAGTCCCTTCACGGCACGCGCCACCGCCGCCCGATCGATCACCAGATCGACCGCCAGCGCTTGCTGCGTCACGCCGGGGGTGTCTCCCACGTTCGCGAGGATGACCCCTTCGGAGTAGGAGAGCCCCTCGCCCGCTAGCGACTGAGAAAAGTACGTCAGGAACGTGCGGTTGAGGACCCCGAACGACCTCAGAATCTGTACATCCTTCATCGCTCCTAGCTACACACCCTACCCTCGTCCGTCGAGCACAACGTCATGGCCCGAGGAAGAACTCCTGCGCGATGCGGACGAACTCGCTCGGGTGGTCCAGATGAACGACGTGCTCGGAGTCGATGCGGAGGTAGCTACCGGCGCTCAAGAGTGACATCGCACGCGCCGCGTCGGCGTCGTCGAGCGCGCCGTTGAGCGTGCCATCCTCCAGGTACTCGAAGTTCGCGTGCAGGAGCAGTGTGGGCGCCTCCACCCGTTGCAGCGCCTCCGCTTGGTCGAAGCCCTCGCTCCAGCTCCCGTCGTAGAACGCGTCTCCGAAGTGCGGGTCGTAGACATCGAGGCCACGAATGAGCAGGCGGACGATGTCGGGCAAGAAGTTCAGCTCGATCCGCTCGCCGGGGTGATCGACTCGATACGTCTCGATGCCGGACACGACGAGCCGATAGCCGAAGGTGCCGAAACGGCTGACCACGAACTCTTGGTTCGACGCGAGCCAGTAGAGCAGGAAGTCCTCGCGGCTGTTGGTCTCGAGGTACTCGTGGCACGTCTCGAACGTGCGGAAGGCGATGGTCCCCCGCGAGCGTGGAAGCTCCGAGGTGAACAGCGGCGGATCCTCGAGCAGGACCGCCCGGACCCAGCCCGGCTCGTTCGCCGCGAGCCAGAGCGAGAGCAGGCCGCCAGACGAATTGCCCGTGAGAAAGACCGGCTCGCCGATCACGTGCTCGATGAACGCGGTGAGGTCGACGCCGATGTCCATCGCGTTGAGGCGACCGACGGGGCTCCGCGTCATCCCGTGGCCGTGGTACGAGACCGCGAAGACGTGGAACGACTGGGACAACTCGGACAGCACGCGACTGTAGCTGTACCAGTCCATGTGCTGCGCGTGCAGGAGCAAGAGCGGCGGCCCCGCCGGCGGCCCCTCCGCGTAGTACAGGGTCGAGCTGCCAACTCGAACCCGCCTCTCTACGATCCCTGCTTCGGCGAGCGTGGCGTGCCAGCGGTCGCGGTGCGTCGCGGGGTCGTCCTCATCGGAGAGGACCAGTTGGGGTTCGCACACCCTTGGACCGGCTTCCGTCCGGACGCACTCACCGGCCCGCGCGCAGCTGCCGTTCAAGCCCGCCATGAGAGCCACGATGCACCACGTATATCGGCCTGCTGAGTTCACGCCCATCTCCACTTAGTTGACTGAGTCACATTAGTGGAGCGCACTGGTCGGCGCAACCGCACGACGTCTGGCGAAACCGACGAGGGTCATGCAGCTCACCGCATGGTGACGGGCCATGGTCGGCGTAGACGCGCGAAGGTGGACCGTGTCTAATGCGCCCTTCCACAGAGGGGAAACACGAACCCTCCGACGCGAAGGATCTGCCGCAGGATGACCACGGCCACACTCCCCAAGGACGCCACGTTCCCGCTGCTCCGAAAGTTCGAGTCGCGGGTGGCGCGCTTCCGGTACCGCTATCGCCACGGCGAGGAGAACACCATCCGCCCCGTCGCGGCGGCGAAGTGCTTCCCCATCCTCCACGAGATCTACAGCCCATCCTGGGCGCTGCGTCATCTGCCGCTGGTGCTCGCTTCGACGGTGAACCGCGCGGTGAAGCGGCCCCTCGTGAAGTACCTCGATCGAAGCCGCAGCCCGTGGTCGCTCGAGCCCTTCGACGTGATCCCCGGCTTCTACCACCGCCCCCCAGCGGAGGCGCGCGACTACCGAGACGACGGCTACTTCGCATTCCGGCGCGTGGGAGGCGCCTGCCCGACGGTGATCACCCGCGTCACCAGCGCGGCCGAGCTCGCGGCGAAGATGCCGTCGCTCACGGACGCCGTGTTCCAGGCTGCCACCGGCGCGACGACCACCCTCGCGGCAGCCATCGCAGCGAATCGCATCTTCGTCGCGGACTACGTGCGACTTCAGCAAGCGCTCCGGCCGCAGCATCCGGGCAACGACCGCGACAGCCGGTTCCGCGACAAGTACCTGCCGGCGCCCGTGCTGGTGCTCTACGAGCGTCCCGCCTCCGGCACCACGCCAGAGGACTTGGTCCCAGTCGCCATCACGGCCGACCAACCCGGCACATCGCCGAACCCTATGTTCGTGCCCACGGATGGAGACGCCTGGCAGATCGCGAAGACCTACGTGGAGGTCGCCGACAACAACTGGCACTTCGCCATCGGACACCTCTATCGCTGTCACTTCCTGATGGAAGCGTTCGCGCTGGCCACGCGGCGCAACCTCCCATGCCGCCACCCGCTGCGCATGCTGCTCGACCCGCACCTGCGCTTCACCATCTTCACGAACGTGGTCGCGTACTCGTACTTCTCCAACACGGGTCAACTCTACGACCGCATGCTCGGGCACGCTCGAGGAGAGCCGCGCTGTTCTCGAGTTCGACGGTCGCCGGGGACAACGCGCTCGACCTGCTCCCCAGCCGTGACCTCGCCGCGAGGAACATGGACGTGGGCCTCGCGCGCTACCCATGGCGCGAGGACGCGCTCCGCTGGGAGGCCATCGCGCGCGACTACGTCACCCGAGTGGTCACCACCTACTACGCCGACAACGCGGCCGTGACGGCCGACCGCGAGGTGGTCGACTTTGCCACCGAGCTCCGCTCCCCCTCGTTCGCCAACGTGCCCGGGGTGTTCGCCACCATCAGCCGCGCGAGCCTGATCGAGGCGCTGACGCTGGCCGTGTACACCGCCGGCGCCGGCCACTCGGCCATGCACTTTCCCATGATCGACCTCTACACCTACGCGCCCACGCAGTGCGAGTCGGCGTGGGCGCCTCCCATCCGGACGGCGGCAGAGGGGACGCCGACGCGCTTCCGAGAGACGCTCCCGCCCGTCACGGAGGCGCTCGAGAACTTCTACCAGGTCGAGATCGGCCACTTCCGCTACGACGTCTTCGGCGACTTCAGCAGCTACGCCATCGGCTCGGTGGACGCCGTTCGTCCCGCGTTGGACGCGCTCGCGGCCGACCTCGCGGCGCTCGCCACCAGCATCGACGCGCGCGAGAGCGCCGCACCGCCCCGACGCGGCTACCCCTATCTGCACCCCTCCCTCGTGACCAACAGCGTGAACATCTGATGCTCCCCACCTACTGGATGAACTGGGCCAAGACGCAGGGCTGCTTCACGACGGTGAAGAAGCCGTGCACCACCGACGAGCTCGTGCGCGTGGTCCGCCACACGCTCGAGCGCGGCCCCTTGCGCGTCGCAGGTGCCTCGGCCTCCTGGAGCCCGCTGGTGCCGACCAAGGGCACCATCATCGACGTGAGTCGCCTCGACCGCGTCATCCGCTTCGAGGAAGCGCCGCTGAACCGCGTCACGGTCGAGCCCGGGATCACCATCGAGACACTCACCGCCTACCTCGCGAAGCGCGGCTACTCGCTCGAGTGTCCCACGCTGTTCCCGAAGCCCACCGTCGGCGGCGCGATCGCAGCGGGCTGCCACGGCACCGGCACGTTCTGGCCCCCGTTCTCGGACTCGGTGCTCGCACTCGAGGTCATCGACGGTCGCGGCCAGATCCACACCCATCGACGAGACGGATCCGGTGGCGCTCGCAGCGGCGCGCGTGTCGCTCGGGCTGCTGGGCGTCATCACGTCGGTCACCCTGCGCGTCCGGCCCGACTTCGCGC encodes:
- a CDS encoding acyl-CoA desaturase codes for the protein MSITNTPSITSAQATHAPRDVDPRWERPTLTPEQLDGLARDLDQIRADVRADMGEKDARYIKRVVRMQRALEVVGRCLVHFGFTPFTLVPGVLALGLSKILDNMAIGHNVMHGQYDWMNDPTLSSRTFDWDNTCDRESWQRTHNHEHHYFTNVLGKDRDFGYALFRLSDDVKWRPPHRIQLLELGILSAGFQWFVALHEMEVEKFATGEVTLESKRQYIRDTRAKILRVAFKEYLFFPALAGPFFWKVLLCNLLANVIRNLWASTVIFLGHFPHQAQTFTEDDLAHESRGQWYLRQMLGSANIEGGHLMHVLTGQLSCQIEHHLFPDLPANRYEEIAPKVRAVCEKYGVAYNTGPFLRQYGSFLRRLMKYSTRPSDERRVDPRYRKLQEATGASAV
- a CDS encoding winged helix-turn-helix transcriptional regulator, which encodes MKDVQILRSFGVLNRTFLTYFSQSLAGEGLSYSEGVILANVGDTPGVTQQALAVDLVIDRAAVARAVKGLREKGLVREKQADADRRVKQLRLTRTGERVVAKIAQWNDAWIGFVTADLGARERDTFMAALGKLVAQAKLAPPVALLD
- a CDS encoding iron-sulfur cluster-binding domain-containing protein, translating into MPSENPTQLQRAREWVNRSLFNTPTAGAYFEHLVGGVVPSWSLLECKARVVEVIRETADTQTWVLKPSRRFRGFAAGQHVHVVVQKGGVRETRTFSLSSSPSRWRESGTVCITVKRVPKGRVTGWMHEQLEAGDVVVLSEAAGAFTLGIDPGACAYLAAGSGITPVMSHLRERVASNAPGSATLLYFANTRRDFIFGDELQRLRERARDISVHFVASHEPSPLPSTAGSGAHDLPQTVLAAAHVERLLAAAPRQVFVCGPPAFRHLAKQLLGEAGFDRARVVEESFGLPPVPVTEGEPVVVTFHSSDTTVRTEQAGTLLDLAEGAGLTPRSGCRAGICHTCKCTKRSGVVRNLLTGELSGPGKEDVQLCISVPVTDVGMDL
- a CDS encoding alpha/beta hydrolase, giving the protein MCEPQLVLSDEDDPATHRDRWHATLAEAGIVERRVRVGSSTLYYAEGPPAGPPLLLLHAQHMDWYSYSRVLSELSQSFHVFAVSYHGHGMTRSPVGRLNAMDIGVDLTAFIEHVIGEPVFLTGNSSGGLLSLWLAANEPGWVRAVLLEDPPLFTSELPRSRGTIAFRTFETCHEYLETNSREDFLLYWLASNQEFVVSRFGTFGYRLVVSGIETYRVDHPGERIELNFLPDIVRLLIRGLDVYDPHFGDAFYDGSWSEGFDQAEALQRVEAPTLLLHANFEYLEDGTLNGALDDADAARAMSLLSAGSYLRIDSEHVVHLDHPSEFVRIAQEFFLGP